A genomic region of Pseudomonas migulae contains the following coding sequences:
- a CDS encoding formate dehydrogenase beta subunit: MMPTLYLPTDSLARAVGADEVAVALITQARERNLPLELQRTSSRGLYWLEPLLEVDSPQGRIGFGPLTAADVPSVLEALKGEPSSHPLALGLVEELPYLKSQQRLLFARAGITRPLSLDDYRAHGGFEGLTRAVAIGGEQTATAVFDSGLRGRGGAAFPAGIKWRTVRATEAAQKYIVCNADEGDSGTFADRMLMEGDPFLLIEGMAIAGITVGASYGYIYVRSEYPDAVATLRQALNLARTAGYLGANVGGSGQAFDMEVRVGAGAYICGEETALLDSLEGKRGIVRAKPPIPALKGLFGQPTLVHNVLTLASVPLILAKGAQFYRDYGMGRSLGTMPFQLAGNIRHGGLVERAFGLTLRELVEDYGGGTASGRPLKAAQVGGPLGAWVPPSQFDTPLDYEAFAAMGAMLGHGGVVVADDTLDMAHMARFAMEFCAEESCGKCTPCRIGSTRGVEVIDRLLAAPDQSGRDEQVIILKDLCDTLQYGSLCALGGMVSFPVASALKYFPADFGLQASEAEQ; this comes from the coding sequence ATGATGCCGACTCTTTATCTGCCCACTGATTCGCTTGCCCGTGCCGTGGGCGCCGATGAGGTGGCGGTGGCCCTGATCACTCAGGCTCGGGAACGCAATCTGCCGCTGGAGTTGCAGCGCACCAGTTCGCGCGGTCTGTATTGGCTGGAGCCGCTGCTGGAAGTGGACAGCCCGCAAGGCCGGATCGGCTTCGGTCCGCTGACTGCGGCTGATGTGCCGTCCGTGCTTGAAGCGCTGAAAGGCGAGCCGTCCTCGCATCCACTGGCCTTGGGGCTGGTGGAAGAGCTGCCTTATCTCAAGTCTCAACAACGCCTGTTGTTCGCCCGCGCCGGTATTACCCGGCCGCTGTCGCTGGACGATTATCGGGCCCATGGCGGTTTCGAGGGTTTAACAAGGGCCGTTGCCATTGGCGGCGAGCAGACCGCGACGGCGGTGTTCGATTCAGGCCTGCGTGGCCGTGGCGGCGCGGCATTCCCCGCCGGGATCAAATGGCGCACGGTGCGCGCCACTGAGGCTGCGCAAAAATACATCGTTTGCAACGCCGACGAAGGCGACTCCGGCACTTTCGCCGATCGCATGTTGATGGAAGGCGACCCCTTCCTGCTGATCGAAGGCATGGCCATTGCCGGCATCACCGTCGGCGCCAGTTACGGCTACATCTATGTGCGCTCGGAATATCCGGATGCCGTGGCCACGCTGCGTCAGGCGCTGAACCTTGCCCGAACCGCCGGTTACCTCGGCGCCAATGTCGGCGGCAGCGGTCAGGCGTTCGATATGGAAGTGCGGGTCGGTGCCGGCGCTTACATCTGCGGTGAAGAAACGGCGCTGCTGGATTCTCTTGAAGGCAAGCGCGGGATCGTTCGTGCCAAGCCGCCGATCCCGGCGTTGAAGGGGCTGTTTGGTCAACCGACGCTGGTGCACAACGTGCTGACCCTGGCTTCAGTGCCGCTGATTCTGGCCAAGGGTGCGCAGTTCTATCGTGATTACGGCATGGGCCGTTCGCTGGGCACGATGCCTTTCCAACTGGCGGGCAATATTCGTCATGGCGGTCTGGTGGAACGGGCCTTTGGCCTGACATTGCGGGAATTGGTGGAAGACTACGGCGGTGGCACCGCCAGTGGCCGGCCGCTGAAAGCTGCGCAGGTGGGCGGCCCGCTTGGTGCCTGGGTGCCGCCGTCGCAATTTGACACGCCGCTGGATTACGAGGCCTTCGCAGCCATGGGCGCGATGCTCGGTCACGGCGGTGTGGTGGTGGCGGACGACACGCTGGACATGGCCCATATGGCGCGCTTCGCGATGGAGTTCTGCGCCGAGGAATCCTGTGGCAAATGCACGCCCTGCCGCATCGGCTCGACCCGGGGCGTGGAGGTGATCGACCGTCTGTTGGCCGCGCCGGACCAGAGTGGTCGCGATGAGCAGGTGATCATCCTCAAGGACCTGTGCGACACCCTGCAATACGGTTCGCTCTGCGCGTTGGGCGGCATGGTTTCCTTTCCGGTGGCCAGCGCCCTCAAGTACTTCCCCGCCGACTTCGGTCTGCAAGCCTCGGAGGCCGAGCAATGA
- a CDS encoding formate dehydrogenase subunit gamma, whose protein sequence is MPDESLHLPLVNSLLERHKGSAGALLPILHDIQERIGYIPDAAVPEIAHALNQSQAEVRGVISFYHDFRTAPPARHILRLCRAESCKSRGAEELAAQLRERLQLDDHGSSADGSISLRPVYCLGACACSPALELDGRVHARLSAERLDALLDACREDA, encoded by the coding sequence ATGCCTGATGAGAGTTTGCACTTGCCTTTGGTCAACAGCCTGCTGGAGCGCCATAAGGGCTCTGCGGGTGCACTGTTGCCCATCCTTCATGATATTCAGGAACGCATCGGTTACATCCCCGATGCCGCCGTCCCCGAGATTGCCCACGCCCTCAATCAGAGTCAGGCCGAGGTTCGCGGGGTGATCAGCTTTTACCATGACTTCCGTACCGCGCCGCCGGCTCGACACATTCTTCGTTTGTGCCGGGCTGAGTCATGCAAGAGTCGCGGTGCCGAGGAGCTTGCGGCGCAGTTGCGTGAACGTCTGCAACTGGATGACCACGGCAGCAGCGCCGACGGCAGTATCAGTTTGCGTCCGGTGTATTGCCTCGGTGCTTGCGCCTGCTCGCCCGCTCTGGAACTGGATGGTCGGGTGCATGCGCGGCTCAGTGCTGAGCGTCTCGATGCCTTGCTCGACGCTTGCCGGGAGGACGCATGA
- a CDS encoding PH domain-containing protein, with amino-acid sequence MIDFNNKGFFKLKQNEEYAERVSALLLEGEHVIDSYKSMRDGVVFTNKRIIAVNVQGLTGSKKDFTSLPYKNIVAYSVETSGTFDLDSELEIYFSSLGKVKFEFTGRTSMVEISKLISQHLL; translated from the coding sequence ATGATCGACTTCAACAACAAAGGCTTCTTCAAACTCAAGCAAAACGAAGAATACGCCGAACGCGTCAGCGCACTGCTGCTGGAAGGCGAGCACGTCATCGACTCGTACAAATCCATGCGCGATGGCGTCGTGTTCACCAACAAACGCATCATCGCCGTCAACGTGCAGGGCCTCACCGGCAGCAAAAAAGACTTCACCTCACTGCCCTACAAAAACATCGTCGCCTACTCGGTAGAAACCTCCGGCACCTTCGACCTGGATTCAGAACTGGAGATCTACTTCTCGTCGCTGGGCAAAGTGAAATTCGAATTCACCGGCCGGACCTCGATGGTAGAAATCTCAAAACTGATCTCCCAACACCTGCTCTGA
- a CDS encoding DUF3077 domain-containing protein, which yields MTNQPELTTIGLTPAIYCGDQALFHVTRNVPAGDALAMASDFLCIAKALTKDAAYAKDTDYHAWAAHYLTAMSKAVVDDVAKAVTRDRDNELANKRAEGMAEG from the coding sequence ATGACCAATCAACCCGAACTCACAACCATCGGCCTCACCCCCGCCATCTACTGCGGCGATCAAGCGTTGTTCCATGTCACGCGTAACGTGCCCGCCGGCGATGCGTTGGCCATGGCTTCTGATTTTCTGTGTATCGCCAAGGCGCTGACCAAGGATGCGGCTTATGCCAAGGACACGGATTACCACGCCTGGGCTGCACATTATTTGACGGCGATGAGTAAGGCGGTGGTAGATGATGTGGCGAAGGCGGTGACGCGGGATCGGGATAATGAGTTGGCGAATAAGCGGGCGGAGGGGATGGCTGAGGGGTAG
- a CDS encoding restriction endonuclease, whose protein sequence is MKISETSTDYEKLAQKIYEEILALQGVENIDVRHNVKIRGKSGVEHQIDVFWEYKYAGIAHRVLIECKHYSHAVSLLHVRNLHGLTTDIPNSTGVIVTTIGFQSGAKEYAGFYEMGLKLIRKPRGEDWNGYIQIINIQMKFLRNHYLDFKLSFDGKDQATRDIVEQDPSVMSTNSTEIVVRDEGHEPCAFNLWLDRHVLSGSHGFGVEGETTLLPEKSYLVTPDSRELKLGKVVVTYMSTQFDQDLEIDAMNLVEAVLQDFSSGEVEHMHHKNT, encoded by the coding sequence TTGAAAATCTCTGAAACCTCCACAGATTATGAGAAGTTGGCTCAGAAAATTTATGAGGAGATCCTTGCTCTTCAAGGTGTAGAAAATATTGACGTAAGACATAACGTGAAAATCAGGGGTAAGTCTGGTGTTGAACACCAAATAGATGTTTTTTGGGAGTACAAATACGCGGGGATAGCTCACCGAGTACTCATAGAATGCAAGCACTATAGCCACGCAGTAAGTTTATTGCACGTTAGAAACCTACATGGGCTTACAACAGACATTCCCAATAGCACAGGAGTAATAGTTACAACCATAGGCTTTCAATCTGGCGCCAAAGAGTACGCAGGCTTTTACGAAATGGGCCTCAAGCTTATTAGAAAACCACGTGGGGAGGACTGGAATGGCTATATTCAAATAATCAATATTCAAATGAAGTTTCTCAGAAATCATTACCTTGATTTCAAATTGTCGTTTGACGGGAAGGATCAAGCAACGAGGGATATTGTCGAACAAGACCCATCGGTCATGTCTACCAACTCGACCGAAATAGTTGTCAGAGACGAAGGTCATGAACCCTGTGCTTTTAATTTATGGCTTGATCGGCATGTCTTGTCAGGATCTCATGGATTTGGTGTCGAAGGCGAGACGACACTGCTTCCTGAGAAGTCTTATCTCGTAACTCCGGATAGCCGAGAATTAAAGCTAGGTAAAGTTGTGGTTACGTACATGTCTACCCAGTTCGACCAAGACCTTGAAATTGATGCTATGAATCTTGTAGAGGCGGTGCTGCAAGATTTCAGCAGTGGAGAAGTTGAGCACATGCATCATAAAAATACTTAA
- a CDS encoding LysE family translocator, with translation MSATSSIWFFVVPFAIAAAIPGPAQGALLGQVVSRGARSTIPFIGGMVLGNAVWLVVATLGLAALALQFEPVFIAVKWLGVAFILFIAWNLWSKNTEQLQEPPKRSASRGLLAGAVLTLSNPKAVVFFGAVLPHAFDLTALTWPEVVFITALGIGIDLTIQLVYLVTASRIKRTIQSPKAMKRLNRASAGVMTGCAGWMAVSR, from the coding sequence GTGAGCGCTACTTCTTCGATCTGGTTTTTTGTCGTGCCCTTCGCGATTGCGGCAGCAATCCCTGGCCCCGCTCAGGGAGCCCTTTTAGGTCAAGTGGTGTCGCGTGGCGCAAGGTCTACGATCCCTTTCATCGGCGGAATGGTGCTGGGTAATGCTGTCTGGCTGGTGGTCGCCACCCTCGGTCTCGCGGCGCTGGCACTGCAGTTCGAGCCTGTGTTCATCGCGGTGAAATGGCTCGGTGTTGCCTTTATCCTGTTCATCGCATGGAACTTATGGTCGAAGAACACCGAACAACTTCAAGAACCTCCGAAGCGCTCAGCTAGCCGAGGCCTGCTTGCAGGCGCTGTGTTGACTCTGAGTAATCCAAAGGCCGTTGTATTTTTCGGCGCGGTGCTGCCTCATGCATTTGATCTGACGGCGCTGACTTGGCCAGAAGTCGTCTTTATTACCGCGCTCGGGATCGGGATCGATCTCACCATCCAACTGGTTTACCTGGTTACCGCATCGCGAATCAAGCGCACCATCCAGTCACCGAAGGCAATGAAGCGTCTGAATAGAGCGTCAGCCGGCGTAATGACCGGTTGTGCGGGCTGGATGGCCGTTTCACGCTGA
- a CDS encoding restriction endonuclease translates to MVRVKKERPVLDVTNISLEEWLSMVFTYKEKRKYRFIDFRFPTDAHAAEYLASAELRSESETKHLIRSFLIPPGVQGHDHQFFRHWIDNGYLAQMIDTNEYARRLVKNEGWEGLTWILDLLPDWPQHALDALDAFIRAHTLYLSDDRIWGLCDAISIIRHKYLLSSNPRDILNDVSSRDFEFLIAALFRRQKYHAKVTKQSRDGGADVICSSIDTPIKQKILIECKHHTGTVGVEVIRKLAGVVSETGATSGWVVTSSKFSSPAVEFASATGRIQLLDYVALNLKFNEYFGARWSERLPSLISEEQRNQVNQAAEVS, encoded by the coding sequence ATGGTAAGAGTAAAAAAAGAAAGACCTGTTCTTGATGTAACCAATATTAGCCTCGAAGAGTGGCTTTCCATGGTTTTCACTTATAAAGAGAAGAGAAAATATAGATTCATAGATTTTCGCTTTCCAACAGACGCCCATGCAGCTGAATATCTGGCCTCAGCTGAACTAAGATCGGAGTCTGAAACCAAGCACCTAATACGTTCATTTTTGATACCCCCAGGGGTTCAGGGACATGATCATCAGTTTTTTCGCCATTGGATAGATAATGGTTACCTTGCCCAGATGATTGATACGAACGAGTATGCTCGTCGCCTCGTTAAAAACGAAGGTTGGGAAGGTCTGACTTGGATATTAGATCTCCTCCCCGATTGGCCTCAACACGCTCTTGACGCATTGGACGCTTTCATACGGGCGCATACACTTTACCTCTCCGATGATCGTATATGGGGTCTGTGTGACGCGATTTCGATAATCCGCCACAAGTATCTACTATCATCTAATCCTCGCGACATACTTAACGATGTCTCTTCAAGGGATTTTGAGTTTCTCATCGCCGCATTGTTTAGAAGGCAGAAATATCACGCTAAAGTCACTAAGCAGTCAAGGGATGGAGGGGCTGACGTAATATGCAGCTCAATCGATACCCCCATCAAGCAAAAAATTCTAATTGAGTGCAAGCACCACACTGGCACCGTCGGCGTTGAGGTAATTCGTAAGCTGGCAGGAGTTGTGAGTGAAACCGGAGCCACAAGCGGCTGGGTTGTGACCTCTAGTAAATTTAGTTCGCCAGCAGTGGAATTTGCTAGTGCTACTGGGAGGATTCAGCTCCTTGATTACGTGGCATTGAACTTAAAATTTAATGAGTATTTCGGTGCGCGATGGAGTGAGCGCTTGCCATCTCTAATCAGTGAGGAACAGCGAAATCAAGTCAATCAGGCTGCTGAAGTAAGTTGA
- a CDS encoding KTSC domain-containing protein, with the protein MDRDIVSSSNIMSAGYDPESETLEIEFQGGAVYQYYNVNEHLYEQFKSASSKGQFFHMYIKNALPFSRV; encoded by the coding sequence ATGGACCGCGATATTGTATCTTCGTCAAATATTATGTCTGCTGGCTATGACCCTGAGAGTGAAACCTTGGAGATTGAATTCCAGGGGGGAGCTGTCTATCAGTATTACAACGTGAACGAGCATCTTTATGAGCAATTTAAGTCAGCCTCATCCAAAGGGCAATTTTTCCATATGTACATAAAGAATGCGCTGCCATTCTCAAGAGTCTGA
- a CDS encoding ATP-binding protein: MSGNDPTYLGVVSAVSGATLTIKLAESLDSGFAVIKGHTYRVGQVGSFVRIPQGYQDLFGIVSEVGATAAPKQSDISGIDSGRWMTVQLAGETVGGQFERGLSQHPNINDSVHLVIESDLRRIYGSIGEDQVVIGHLASAENIEVRLSLDALVTRHSAILGSTGAGKSTTVASLLRSIIRKDEKTGSPGARILMLDIHGEYTKALEDVATVFSATPIQGQESLFVPYWALEAGELLDFITGGLSDAHEIAFTDKIAELKEKGISSYPRAGVDSRTLTVDSPVPFSLKQLWYELVNFETTTYLGANRDEPALEEEGDAEALVAPKYQPHAMGAKGPFTNAAAKGIRRPLNLLRSRLLDRRYDFLLHPGDWEPELSGKVKNDLDKLLKGWLGHDKQITILDLSGVPSTVLTRLIGSILRIVYEALFWSREKSEGGVERPLLVVMEEAHRYLGPDAGTVASEVVKRIAKEGRKYGVGAMVVSQRPAEVDETVLSQCGTIIALRLSNPLDRARVKGTLPDNLAGLMDLLPVLRTGEAIITGEAARLPVRCRIALPRQEHLPRSNDPKVTLAWSRRRSAEGYDRVVASWRSQQTNAVIRKLEIIRSPIENDTEES; encoded by the coding sequence ATGAGTGGCAATGATCCCACCTACTTAGGCGTCGTCAGTGCCGTTTCAGGAGCCACACTCACTATAAAACTAGCAGAGTCACTTGACTCAGGCTTTGCCGTTATCAAAGGCCATACATATCGAGTTGGCCAAGTTGGCAGTTTTGTTAGAATCCCTCAGGGCTATCAAGACCTATTCGGCATTGTTTCCGAAGTTGGCGCTACTGCTGCACCAAAACAGTCAGATATTTCAGGTATTGATTCAGGTAGATGGATGACGGTGCAGCTTGCTGGTGAAACGGTCGGGGGGCAATTCGAAAGAGGGCTTAGCCAGCATCCTAATATAAACGATTCGGTACACTTAGTTATCGAGTCCGATCTGAGAAGAATATACGGCTCGATCGGTGAAGATCAAGTAGTCATAGGTCACCTCGCGAGCGCTGAAAATATAGAGGTGCGCCTATCCTTGGATGCACTTGTGACGCGGCATTCCGCAATACTCGGTTCAACAGGGGCGGGGAAATCCACAACTGTAGCAAGCCTCTTACGGTCTATCATTCGGAAAGATGAAAAGACGGGATCTCCAGGCGCCCGCATTCTCATGCTCGATATCCATGGCGAATACACGAAAGCTCTTGAGGATGTAGCGACTGTATTTAGTGCAACTCCCATCCAAGGACAGGAGTCTTTGTTCGTTCCTTATTGGGCTTTGGAGGCAGGAGAGCTTTTGGATTTCATCACGGGAGGGCTATCCGATGCCCACGAAATTGCCTTCACTGATAAAATTGCGGAACTGAAAGAAAAAGGGATTAGCTCTTATCCAAGAGCAGGTGTGGATTCAAGAACTCTTACTGTAGATAGCCCAGTTCCGTTTAGTTTGAAACAGCTATGGTACGAATTGGTTAACTTTGAAACCACCACTTATCTCGGAGCAAATCGTGATGAACCTGCGCTTGAAGAAGAAGGTGACGCAGAGGCACTTGTTGCGCCTAAGTACCAGCCTCATGCAATGGGTGCCAAAGGTCCATTCACTAATGCAGCGGCCAAGGGTATCCGTAGGCCATTGAACTTGCTTCGATCCCGTTTGCTAGACAGGCGCTATGACTTTTTGCTTCATCCCGGAGATTGGGAGCCAGAACTATCTGGAAAAGTAAAAAATGACCTCGACAAGCTGCTGAAGGGCTGGCTTGGCCATGATAAACAAATCACGATATTAGACTTGTCCGGCGTACCTAGCACAGTTCTAACGCGACTCATTGGCTCTATTCTCCGTATCGTTTATGAAGCGCTTTTTTGGAGCCGAGAAAAATCAGAGGGCGGCGTAGAGCGGCCTCTCTTAGTCGTTATGGAAGAAGCTCATCGCTATCTGGGGCCTGACGCGGGGACCGTTGCTTCCGAGGTCGTGAAGCGCATCGCGAAGGAAGGTCGTAAATATGGCGTTGGAGCCATGGTGGTTTCCCAACGCCCCGCAGAAGTTGATGAAACAGTCTTGTCTCAATGTGGCACAATCATCGCTCTAAGGCTGTCCAATCCTTTAGATCGCGCACGTGTGAAAGGAACTCTGCCAGACAACCTCGCTGGACTGATGGATTTGTTACCAGTCTTGAGAACTGGCGAAGCTATAATTACTGGTGAAGCAGCCCGCCTTCCTGTTCGCTGTCGAATTGCTTTACCTCGCCAAGAGCACTTACCTAGAAGCAACGATCCCAAGGTAACTCTGGCTTGGTCTCGACGGCGCTCAGCGGAAGGATACGACCGGGTTGTTGCTTCTTGGCGCAGTCAGCAGACTAATGCCGTTATTCGTAAACTTGAAATTATCCGTTCACCTATCGAAAACGACACTGAGGAGAGCTGA
- a CDS encoding SIR2 family protein — protein sequence METFHNPDRFMSDLRQVLSQGRKRIGILVGAGAPLAIRVNKNNELDPEGNSLIPGVDALTQQATSGLTETQTGAVDAIKASLGTSANIESILSRIRLLEQALGETVVQGLDSNGYKDLGKEVCKKIGQIVGVSLPKERNAYSDLIAWITGTVRSNSVEIFTTNYDFLFEEAFERVRSPYFDGFSGGSKPFFDPVSVAGDDLPARWAKLWKMHGSLGWALEDGAVVRGHGRDAAELVYPDHLKYDLTQKQPYSALFERLKRFLLTPDSLLLAIGFSFRDAHICAVLDESLAMNANSAVLAFQYQTMEKEEPVVKLANDRPNLSVYAADGAVIGGVSGKWRPGELPKNWGSIRESFWAPRWPKEPAVFLLGDFAAFARFCALAQANDLITKSLKRDEPSQNEGEFDGINGNETEAQEDQK from the coding sequence ATGGAAACGTTCCACAATCCAGATAGGTTTATGTCCGACTTGCGGCAAGTATTGTCGCAGGGAAGAAAGCGTATCGGAATTCTTGTTGGCGCGGGAGCGCCGCTTGCAATTCGCGTTAACAAAAATAATGAGTTAGATCCTGAAGGGAATTCGCTTATTCCTGGTGTCGATGCGCTTACACAACAGGCGACTTCCGGGCTTACAGAAACTCAGACAGGGGCAGTCGACGCTATAAAAGCAAGTTTGGGTACTAGCGCGAATATTGAGTCAATTCTTTCACGCATCCGTTTATTAGAGCAGGCACTGGGAGAAACTGTTGTCCAAGGGCTGGACTCCAACGGGTATAAGGATCTAGGGAAGGAAGTATGTAAAAAGATTGGTCAAATCGTTGGTGTTTCCTTACCAAAAGAGCGCAATGCCTATTCCGATTTGATCGCATGGATTACGGGCACGGTGCGCTCAAATTCTGTAGAAATATTCACCACGAACTATGACTTTCTTTTCGAAGAAGCATTTGAAAGAGTCAGAAGCCCCTATTTCGATGGATTTTCAGGGGGCAGTAAACCTTTCTTCGACCCAGTATCAGTAGCCGGCGATGACTTACCTGCACGCTGGGCGAAACTCTGGAAGATGCATGGTTCCCTAGGCTGGGCTTTAGAAGACGGAGCAGTTGTACGAGGGCATGGGCGAGACGCTGCTGAGCTGGTCTATCCTGACCACTTAAAATATGATCTTACTCAAAAGCAGCCATACTCAGCTCTTTTTGAGAGGCTTAAAAGATTTTTGCTTACGCCAGATTCGTTATTGCTGGCGATTGGGTTTTCTTTCAGAGATGCCCATATTTGTGCAGTTCTTGATGAGAGCTTAGCAATGAATGCCAATTCAGCAGTATTGGCATTTCAATATCAAACCATGGAAAAAGAAGAGCCTGTAGTTAAGTTAGCTAACGACAGACCTAACTTGAGCGTTTATGCGGCTGACGGCGCTGTAATAGGTGGCGTTTCAGGGAAGTGGCGCCCGGGAGAACTTCCAAAGAACTGGGGAAGTATTCGCGAGAGTTTTTGGGCTCCGCGATGGCCAAAAGAGCCAGCCGTGTTTCTATTAGGAGACTTTGCAGCTTTCGCTCGCTTCTGCGCCTTAGCGCAAGCCAATGATCTGATAACAAAATCTTTGAAAAGAGACGAGCCGAGCCAGAACGAAGGCGAATTTGATGGCATTAACGGCAATGAAACTGAAGCACAGGAAGATCAGAAATGA
- a CDS encoding histone-like nucleoid-structuring protein, MvaT/MvaU family, giving the protein MSKLAEYRQLEKHLAEQLQALEALKGDDGLKKEIEFETKLRKLLEHYGFSLKHIINILEPHTMARRQAAAPAASTRKPRELKVYKNPNTGEVIETKGGNHKALKEWKAKHGANVVEGWLRK; this is encoded by the coding sequence ATGTCCAAACTCGCAGAGTACCGCCAGCTGGAAAAACACCTCGCTGAGCAGCTCCAGGCACTGGAAGCACTGAAAGGTGATGACGGACTGAAGAAAGAAATCGAGTTCGAGACAAAGCTGCGCAAGCTGCTCGAACACTATGGTTTCAGTCTGAAGCACATCATCAACATTCTAGAGCCGCACACCATGGCGCGGCGTCAAGCCGCAGCTCCGGCCGCCAGCACACGTAAACCACGCGAACTCAAGGTCTACAAAAATCCGAATACCGGTGAAGTGATCGAAACCAAAGGTGGGAACCACAAAGCTTTGAAAGAGTGGAAAGCGAAACACGGAGCCAACGTCGTCGAAGGATGGCTGAGGAAGTAA
- a CDS encoding chromosome segregation protein SMC codes for MNEIQELKDRRDQLRSEAERLHADLLPLETVLESDDAIEPDRERKLRDAYNELKRNFDSRNLNADLLDRRISRSENLANCESLMTAHIEAMDNWKADEQELEEKRQSLSTRLEQIQQQAEEDMTKARQAETDAATAYAQAVAWGDTEGEKTANADAQKAAKNLTTAAEHNRRQHLIMAALEQELVTVDKYIAEAQVKHEEIERTALLLSQTVLEEKWNEAAKALFEAGGKLWANYNLLGRDQIGLMKLVVPEQGENFGRWTWEELSARSRQYRARDLILLDGIPTPHQPEVMSNLEQRKDDCNEQADTEQRQLV; via the coding sequence ATGAACGAAATTCAAGAACTGAAAGACCGCCGCGACCAACTGCGCAGCGAGGCAGAACGGCTGCACGCCGACTTGCTGCCCCTCGAAACGGTACTGGAAAGCGACGACGCCATCGAACCGGATCGCGAGCGCAAATTACGCGACGCGTACAACGAGCTGAAACGGAACTTCGATTCGCGCAATCTCAATGCTGACCTTTTGGATCGGAGGATTAGTCGCAGTGAAAACCTCGCTAATTGCGAATCCTTGATGACGGCTCACATCGAGGCAATGGATAACTGGAAGGCTGATGAGCAGGAGCTGGAGGAAAAGCGCCAGAGCCTCAGCACACGCCTGGAGCAGATTCAACAACAGGCGGAAGAGGACATGACCAAAGCCCGTCAAGCCGAAACGGACGCTGCAACTGCGTACGCGCAGGCCGTTGCTTGGGGCGATACTGAAGGCGAGAAAACCGCGAACGCCGACGCACAAAAGGCCGCAAAGAATCTGACAACTGCCGCCGAACATAACCGTCGGCAACACTTGATCATGGCCGCGCTGGAGCAGGAGCTGGTCACTGTAGATAAATACATCGCAGAAGCTCAGGTAAAGCATGAAGAGATAGAGCGCACCGCCCTGTTGCTCTCGCAGACAGTGCTCGAAGAGAAGTGGAACGAGGCCGCTAAAGCGTTGTTTGAGGCGGGCGGAAAACTGTGGGCCAACTACAACCTTCTTGGCCGCGACCAGATTGGACTCATGAAGCTGGTGGTTCCAGAGCAAGGCGAGAACTTTGGGAGGTGGACATGGGAAGAGCTATCAGCTCGCTCGCGCCAGTACCGCGCGCGGGACTTAATCCTGCTCGACGGCATACCGACACCGCACCAACCTGAAGTCATGAGCAACCTGGAACAACGTAAGGATGATTGCAATGAACAAGCCGATACAGAACAGCGCCAGCTGGTCTGA